Genomic DNA from Leptospira broomii serovar Hurstbridge str. 5399:
CTCCAAGGAATTCGGCTACTCGGTTAATCGTTTTTCCTTTTACCATCTCGTCTAAGATTTGTTTTTCCTTCTTAGTCAGTTTCACTTCGCTCGAACTTTCAATTCGCTTGAAACTATTTAAAACTCGAAACGCAATCGTAGGTGTGATAATGGCTCCACCGCGTAAAACTATATCGATGATGTCCGCTATATCCTGTAATTCCGATTTAAGTATATATCCTATCGCTCCGTAACCTAGAGATTTGAAAATAAGTTCGTCGGAATTCATATTGCTTAACATGATTTTGCTAGTTTCGGGCTCTCTTTCCGAAAGTTTTGCGGCCAAGTCCACTCCGTTCATTCCGGGAAGCATAATATCTAGAAATACTATATCCAGGCCTCTCCCTTTCTTATCCTGCAAAAAAGCCTCTGCAGACTCCCAATGAAGGAGCATACCGATCTGCGGTAAGGCCTCTAGTACCTTTATAATTTGCTCCTTATAATTGGAATCGTTTTCGACAATCCCGATATTCACGATCTTCTTTTCTTCATTCTCATTCATTTGATTTACTTAACCTTAATATTCGGAAATTTTTCCGAAGGGTATTTGCAGAGTGATTTGATAACCGCTATCCGAAAGAATCATTTTCATTCGACCTTCCAACTTAGCGGATCTTTGAATTAAATTTTCGGTTCCGCGTCCGGTCCCGTGTTCCTTTAAATGATATAATGATTCCGATCTCATATCCATCACGATTTCGCGATTCTTAGACTCGAAATTCCATCTAGAAATTCCGATTCCGTATTTCAAATCGTTATTCGCAATCTCGTTAACGATTCCGTAAAGTTCCATTAAACTATTCTCATTCGGTTTTATTACAAAATTTTTAATCAGACCTTCGTCGCATTGAAAGTCAAGGTCTCTCCCTGCATCTGAATACCTTCTTAACAATATCAGGTTTATCCCGGAAAAGAAATTTTCCGATACCAATCCTAAATCCTCTATTTTAAGCATCTGATCCCGAAGCATCTGAATGGATTGATTTACGTTACCGTTGATTTTACGGATCAGAGCGGGGTCCGGAACTTCCGAATTCAGCAGCTCTTCGGAAAGGAACTTTAAATCGATTAGCTTTCCACCCAAATGGTCGTGAAGATCGATATTAATTTTCTGTCTTACCGTATTAATCGCGATTCTCTTCTCGTTTTCTTGGTGCATTAAATTCTTATGCCCTCTTGCAAGCTCGATAAGGTTATTTACTCTCCTAATCAATTGTTCAAAGTTAAACGGTTTGAGCAAATAGTCGTTAGCTCCCGCGTTTAACGCATTTACTAAATCCTTATCCTGATTTTTAGCGGTAAGCATCAAGATAGGCAATTCGAGAGCGGAATAACTATTTCTAATCTCTTTAGCGGTTTCTAATCCGGAAAACCTAGGCATCATTACATCTAGAATAATTACGTTAAACGACTTATCATTTGCCAAAATGTCAAGAGCTTCCAACCCGCTTCTTACGGCGAGGCAATCCATTTTACATAAAGCAAGGTAGTTACCGATGACTTCCAAATTTATCGGTTCGTCATCGACTGCGAGGATTCTGACCGATCCGCGCGAAAAATCGTCGTTTGCTTTTAAAAAATAGGAATCCGGAGTAAAATTCAATTCCAGAGAACTGATCTCGCTTTTTATATACTGTTCCGCATTTGGTTTAGAATCGGATCGTTCTGAAGATTGATCGCTTACGGGCATCGTGAAGTAAAACCGAGCACCGTTTCCATCTTCGGACTCGACCCCTATTTCCCCTCCATGTAGCCTTACTAACGCTTTACTAATCGCTAATCCGAGCCCCGCCCCGCCTACATTTCGTGCATCCCCTCCATCGGCTTGTTCAAAAAAATCGAATATCTTTTTCTGATCATCTTTTTTAACGCCGATACCGGTATCTTGTACACTGACTTCCGCAAATTGCGAATCGATCAATCTGGCGCTGATAGTAATAACACCGCTCTCCGTGAACTTAATCGCGTTACCTATTAAATTTTGTAGAATTTGCTGTAATCTATTCTCATCCGCCTTGAGATGGGGAAAATCCGCAGGCACTGAATTTACCAAACTAAGTTTCGATTCATCCACATTTATTCGATTTAATCCCAGCGTAAATTCGACGGACTGGCGTAGATCAACCGGTATTCTATTTAGCACAAGATCCTTATGCTTTAATTTCGAAAAATCTAAAATATCATTCACTAATGCAGATAGTCTTTCTCCGCTAGCGATAATCATAGTCATCTGCCTGTCCAAAAAACGGGACAAAGGTCCTGCAGCTCCCCTCTTTACTGAATCGGCTATCCCGATGATTCCTTGCAATGGAGTCCGCAATTCGTGCGACGTATTCGCCAAAAATTCGTCTTTCAACTTATCTAGTGAAACCAATCGTCGGTTCGATTCGAGCAACTCATCGGTAAGTTTCTCCGATAAATTGTATGCGTAGGAAAATCTTTGCGACACCATGAATGCCTGAGCAATAAAAAAGAAGGAAATACCGTAAGAGAGGAAATAAGTGGTATTTATTATCATATTAGCGTAAAGAAGATCGTTGATGATAATCGTGAATAAACCTATAAAGAGTGTGAGCCCGATCCAAGCGCCCGGTCGATCTTTCTTAACGGCCCTACTTAATGCAAAAAGAAGGTACAACCCTCCGGATACTAAAAGTAGACTAAATAAAGGAAGTGTTCTGGAATAAGTCTCTAATTCCGTAAAAAGTACGATAACGCTTAATGCTAAAGACCCGACAACCAAGGTAGTCGTCGCAGGCTTCCTAACTTCATCCGGAAACATCGAACGAAGAAAAAGAGCGAAAAAAATACTCTCTAAGTAAACCGAAAGTAATTCCAAACGGTAGGAAAGATTAAAGTCAAATTCAGGAAAAGCGGAAAACGCAAATCTTTCCCCTGTCAAAACCATCCGAATCATGGCGAACAGACACACGAGCCCGAAATACAAATTGAAACGGTCTCTTCTGAGGAACGCAAAAAGACTCAACTGATAAAGTCCCATTACGGAAAGACCGCCGCTCATGAATAAATCGAACCAAATACTTCTTTGTCTCAGAATCGATAATTCCGAATGATTTCCTATAAAAACGCGCCCCCAAAGCCCTCCTTTAGAATGCGAAAAATTCGAAACCTCCACAATTAATTCATTATCTTTTTCTAATGTAAATGGTTCGCTTACCGCAGGACGATAGAGCGGCTTCGCGGTCTCCCTGGTCTTTCCGACAGTTCCGTTCGATAATAAGAGCTTACCGTTGACGAACAGCCTATACGCAGTGGCTGCTTCCAACATTTTAATCGAAATGTCCGGGACCGGTTTGTCCGTCAAAATTCTCATCCGATAGGACGCGAATCCGAATCCTGGAAATTTCCCGGATTCGTAATTATTCCATGCGTCGGGGACGGGTTCATACAGAACTTTCAGTCCGTGGGATTCGCTTGATCGAAGTCGTTTGCTGGATGCAGCTTCCGCTACCGAATAGAATTCCTGCCAATAAAATTCCCATATCCCGTCCAATCCGAGTAATCCCTGAGTATTAAAATCCCAGCCGGACCTCAAATCAAGAATGCCGT
This window encodes:
- a CDS encoding response regulator transcription factor, with amino-acid sequence MNENEEKKIVNIGIVENDSNYKEQIIKVLEALPQIGMLLHWESAEAFLQDKKGRGLDIVFLDIMLPGMNGVDLAAKLSEREPETSKIMLSNMNSDELIFKSLGYGAIGYILKSELQDIADIIDIVLRGGAIITPTIAFRVLNSFKRIESSSEVKLTKKEKQILDEMVKGKTINRVAEFLGVSKYTIQHHVKNIYKKMNVHNRAELVRRAGDIGLLRNNSGF
- a CDS encoding ATP-binding response regulator; amino-acid sequence: MKEFVRMKLKSTQRDLQYILRTALFYFIVVQFCIFHIYCTQLSRSENIPKVKNGILDLRSGWDFNTQGLLGLDGIWEFYWQEFYSVAEAASSKRLRSSESHGLKVLYEPVPDAWNNYESGKFPGFGFASYRMRILTDKPVPDISIKMLEAATAYRLFVNGKLLLSNGTVGKTRETAKPLYRPAVSEPFTLEKDNELIVEVSNFSHSKGGLWGRVFIGNHSELSILRQRSIWFDLFMSGGLSVMGLYQLSLFAFLRRDRFNLYFGLVCLFAMIRMVLTGERFAFSAFPEFDFNLSYRLELLSVYLESIFFALFLRSMFPDEVRKPATTTLVVGSLALSVIVLFTELETYSRTLPLFSLLLVSGGLYLLFALSRAVKKDRPGAWIGLTLFIGLFTIIINDLLYANMIINTTYFLSYGISFFFIAQAFMVSQRFSYAYNLSEKLTDELLESNRRLVSLDKLKDEFLANTSHELRTPLQGIIGIADSVKRGAAGPLSRFLDRQMTMIIASGERLSALVNDILDFSKLKHKDLVLNRIPVDLRQSVEFTLGLNRINVDESKLSLVNSVPADFPHLKADENRLQQILQNLIGNAIKFTESGVITISARLIDSQFAEVSVQDTGIGVKKDDQKKIFDFFEQADGGDARNVGGAGLGLAISKALVRLHGGEIGVESEDGNGARFYFTMPVSDQSSERSDSKPNAEQYIKSEISSLELNFTPDSYFLKANDDFSRGSVRILAVDDEPINLEVIGNYLALCKMDCLAVRSGLEALDILANDKSFNVIILDVMMPRFSGLETAKEIRNSYSALELPILMLTAKNQDKDLVNALNAGANDYLLKPFNFEQLIRRVNNLIELARGHKNLMHQENEKRIAINTVRQKINIDLHDHLGGKLIDLKFLSEELLNSEVPDPALIRKINGNVNQSIQMLRDQMLKIEDLGLVSENFFSGINLILLRRYSDAGRDLDFQCDEGLIKNFVIKPNENSLMELYGIVNEIANNDLKYGIGISRWNFESKNREIVMDMRSESLYHLKEHGTGRGTENLIQRSAKLEGRMKMILSDSGYQITLQIPFGKISEY